Genomic segment of Candidatus Thermoplasmatota archaeon:
AATTCTAGGATGTAAAGAAATTGGTGAAAAAAAAGGTCTGTATTGCGGCTTTCGAGCTTCTAAAGCTTTTCTGTTAAGCTCAATAATACTTTCGCCAACATAACATTTATTCCCTACAATTGCTACTCTAATTTCGCTCTGGGGATTGCTCAAATCTACTTTTGAGTGTGAGTTACTAGCTAGAATAGCGCTACCAACTTTAGCCTCAAGTCCTTGCCGTTGAATTTTAGCACCGATTTTTTTAACTCTGACTCTAAAAGTTCTGCTCTCTAAATTTATATTTTTAGTGCGCTCTAAAAGCTCAGCTAAAGGGCTTGAGAACATAAATTTACTAGCGTGACGAGAGAATGCTAATTTTTTAATCTCAAACAACGCTCGCTCAGGAACAGCTATTACAGCTATTCTCTCATCTCTCAAAACGATTTTAGGCTTGAAGCTGTAAAAGCACGAAAGTAGCTCGGCAATAGGCAGTGTGGGATGCTCGCCAGAAAGCTCCACCATAATTTGCATAGTTATTAATTATATGGTAGCGCTATTTTAGACTATCGATAAAAATATATATTGGAACAGTCATCCTGGAAAATATGAAAGTATTGAATAAGGATAGAAAGGTTATTGAGCTAGAAGTTAATGAGGATTTGGGCTTCCTAAATGCTTTAGAAGCGCTACTTTTAGAAGAT
This window contains:
- a CDS encoding THUMP domain-containing protein; its protein translation is MQIMVELSGEHPTLPIAELLSCFYSFKPKIVLRDERIAVIAVPERALFEIKKLAFSRHASKFMFSSPLAELLERTKNINLESRTFRVRVKKIGAKIQRQGLEAKVGSAILASNSHSKVDLSNPQSEIRVAIVGNKCYVGESIIELNRKALEARKPQYRPFFSPISLHPRIARALVNLSRVKEGEILVDPFCGTGGILIEAGLIGLRIVGCDIDMRMIEGTKKNLEFFNIRDYELFQADVGEITKFIKSCDAIVTDPPYGRSATTRREKVLELYQRAFKCFKKILKEGKYLVVVLPNQEAIELGTEYFKLAEIHNLRVHKSLMRNICVYKN